From Leptospira ellinghausenii, a single genomic window includes:
- a CDS encoding endonuclease, with the protein MKRTSILFLLILLFGFGYVLFSESNETETNGKNRITDFQKAKRVLKRFYEKVGKDFYCGCEFEKDEEEFGRFKIKQNTCGLQARKDSKRQNYIEWEHIVPAYSFGKTRECWTKTNCEVGGKLLKGRKCCGATDPEFNLIEADLHNIVPVPGEINADRGIFPYGEIEGEPREYGLCDFEVNFKASIAEPKPDIRGDIARIYFYMEWRYQIPIPEGKRKLYQNWHENDPPDTFEIRKNEIVERLQKIKNPFVEGETPN; encoded by the coding sequence TTGAAACGAACTTCCATTTTATTTCTACTCATCCTGTTATTTGGGTTTGGTTATGTACTTTTTTCTGAATCAAATGAAACTGAAACTAATGGTAAAAACCGAATCACCGATTTTCAAAAAGCAAAACGTGTTTTAAAGCGTTTTTATGAAAAAGTAGGAAAGGATTTTTATTGCGGATGTGAGTTTGAAAAAGATGAAGAGGAATTCGGACGTTTCAAAATCAAACAAAATACTTGCGGATTACAAGCAAGGAAAGATTCCAAACGACAAAACTACATCGAATGGGAACACATTGTACCTGCTTATAGTTTCGGAAAAACAAGAGAATGTTGGACCAAAACCAATTGTGAAGTAGGTGGGAAACTTTTAAAAGGAAGGAAGTGTTGTGGTGCAACAGATCCTGAATTTAATCTCATCGAAGCCGACCTCCACAACATTGTTCCCGTTCCAGGCGAAATTAACGCGGACAGGGGCATTTTTCCCTATGGAGAAATCGAAGGGGAACCCAGGGAGTATGGGCTTTGTGATTTTGAAGTGAACTTCAAGGCATCCATTGCCGAACCAAAACCAGACATCAGGGGAGACATTGCGAGGATTTACTTTTATATGGAGTGGCGTTACCAAATTCCCATCCCAGAAGGAAAACGGAAACTCTACCAAAACTGGCACGAGAATGACCCACCGGATACCTTTGAAATCCGCAAAAATGAAATCGTAGAGCGGCTCCAAAAGATAAAAAATCCCTTTGTAGAGGGAGAAACACCCAATTGA
- a CDS encoding MAPEG family protein: MTILIICLLVSISQIYLAKAFVAVAMSREGKGYDNHHPREQQSKLTGWGGRAYGAHLNGFEAFPIFAIAILLNLTIEVDFYFAEILALSFVSLRFVYIYLYIADFPFARSTTWTLAFLCNIGLYILPLVY; this comes from the coding sequence ATGACAATTCTGATCATTTGCCTCCTAGTTTCCATTTCTCAAATTTATTTAGCAAAGGCTTTTGTAGCCGTTGCAATGTCACGCGAAGGGAAAGGATATGACAACCACCATCCTAGGGAACAACAATCAAAACTTACTGGATGGGGCGGAAGAGCTTACGGCGCTCACTTAAATGGATTTGAAGCCTTCCCTATATTTGCGATTGCAATCCTCCTTAATTTAACTATCGAAGTAGATTTTTATTTCGCTGAAATCCTCGCACTCAGTTTTGTTTCCTTACGTTTTGTATACATTTACCTGTATATTGCAGATTTTCCTTTTGCACGTTCCACCACATGGACACTTGCATTTCTTTGTAATATAGGATTGTACATTCTACCATTAGTGTATTAA
- a CDS encoding MBL fold metallo-hydrolase: MIEILPIFTNSPLRNYTYLVYSNRTGEVYCVDPYNAPLILTQLRKMGLKLKGILNTHEHGDHTEGNLELKEETKCLIYGHKNAKGKIPGLDETLEEGQICFSVEGESIEVWDTPGHTFSHLSFVHKNPKTILGIFSGDTLFNVGVGNCFRGGDPNALYETINHRYANLPDTCRLYPGHDYWENNLNFSKHIEPIHDERELFQKTLTPHLVSTIGLEKKLSPFFRRDSKSIKDRLTEMGETVTDDRSVFLLLRKLRDHW, translated from the coding sequence ATGATTGAAATCCTTCCCATCTTTACAAACTCTCCCCTTCGCAACTATACTTATCTCGTTTATTCCAATCGAACAGGCGAAGTATATTGTGTGGATCCCTATAATGCTCCGCTAATCCTCACCCAACTGAGAAAAATGGGTTTAAAATTGAAGGGAATTTTGAATACACATGAACACGGTGATCACACAGAAGGAAATTTAGAATTAAAAGAAGAAACCAAATGTCTTATCTATGGGCACAAAAATGCCAAAGGAAAAATTCCTGGACTCGACGAAACATTGGAAGAAGGACAAATTTGTTTTTCAGTGGAAGGGGAATCCATAGAAGTTTGGGACACTCCCGGTCATACATTTTCTCATTTAAGTTTTGTACATAAAAATCCTAAAACCATACTTGGGATTTTTTCAGGTGATACATTATTCAATGTAGGTGTGGGCAATTGTTTCCGAGGTGGCGATCCAAATGCCCTGTATGAAACCATAAACCATCGGTATGCCAATTTGCCTGACACATGTCGTTTGTATCCAGGCCATGATTATTGGGAAAATAATCTGAATTTTTCCAAACATATAGAACCCATTCATGATGAGAGAGAATTGTTCCAAAAAACACTTACTCCTCATTTGGTCTCAACCATTGGGCTTGAAAAAAAATTAAGCCCATTTTTTCGACGTGATTCAAAATCCATAAAAGACCGACTAACAGAAATGGGGGAAACGGTTACAGATGATCGTTCTGTATTCTTACTCTTACGGAAACTAAGAGACCATTGGTAA
- the serA gene encoding phosphoglycerate dehydrogenase has product MVSYPKGKIKVLLLENIHKDAYELFHRDGFDVTLIKDAMEEEELIQKISDVHVLGIRSKTNVTKKALENAKKLMTIGCFCIGTNQVELEEAEKRAVPVFNAPYSNTRSVAELVIAEIIMLARKASDQSRDVHLGKWNKIAKGCFEVRGKTLGIIGYGHIGTQVSVLAESMGMRVVFYDIISKLPLGNASSAHSYEELLKQSDFISFHVPETEDTKNLFRKEHLPLLKNGVYVLNLSRGKVLEIDALVEGIKSGKIAGAGVDVFPEEPKSNDDPFVSPLQGLPNVILTPHIGGSTEEAQKNIGTEVAEKLLKFINNGSTTFSVNFPNIELGNLKSGYHRILNIHQNQPGFLRDINSIISDMGGNILTQNLSTSANIGYLSMEIDKNLGDELKDKIKAHKHSIRTRILY; this is encoded by the coding sequence ATGGTATCTTATCCCAAAGGAAAAATAAAAGTCCTACTTCTGGAAAACATCCACAAGGATGCATATGAACTTTTCCATCGAGATGGTTTTGATGTGACTCTCATCAAAGATGCGATGGAAGAAGAAGAACTCATCCAAAAAATTTCTGATGTCCATGTCCTTGGTATTCGTAGTAAAACAAACGTCACAAAAAAAGCATTAGAGAATGCGAAAAAATTAATGACGATCGGTTGTTTTTGTATCGGAACCAACCAAGTGGAATTGGAAGAAGCTGAAAAACGAGCAGTTCCTGTTTTTAATGCTCCATACAGTAATACAAGGTCAGTGGCTGAACTTGTCATAGCCGAAATCATCATGCTCGCAAGAAAAGCATCGGACCAATCAAGGGACGTCCACCTTGGCAAATGGAATAAAATTGCAAAAGGTTGTTTTGAAGTGAGAGGGAAAACTCTCGGCATCATTGGTTATGGTCATATTGGAACCCAAGTATCGGTCCTTGCGGAATCCATGGGAATGCGAGTGGTATTTTATGATATCATTTCCAAACTCCCACTCGGCAATGCATCGTCTGCACATAGTTACGAAGAACTTCTCAAACAATCTGATTTTATTTCCTTCCATGTTCCCGAAACAGAAGATACCAAAAACCTATTCCGTAAGGAACACTTACCTCTCTTAAAGAATGGAGTCTATGTATTAAACTTATCTCGTGGAAAGGTTCTTGAAATTGATGCACTTGTGGAAGGAATCAAATCGGGAAAAATTGCAGGAGCTGGTGTTGACGTCTTCCCAGAAGAACCAAAATCAAATGATGATCCATTTGTAAGCCCATTACAAGGACTACCCAATGTGATTCTCACTCCGCACATTGGTGGTTCCACAGAAGAAGCACAAAAGAACATTGGAACGGAAGTTGCCGAAAAATTATTAAAATTCATAAATAATGGTTCCACCACTTTTTCTGTGAACTTTCCAAACATTGAGTTGGGGAATTTAAAATCGGGTTACCACAGAATTCTAAATATCCACCAAAACCAACCAGGTTTCCTACGGGACATTAACTCCATTATCTCCGATATGGGAGGAAATATCCTCACTCAAAACTTGAGTACATCAGCAAACATTGGTTATTTGAGTATGGAAATTGATAAAAATTTGGGTGATGAATTAAAAGACAAAATCAAAGCCCACAAACACTCGATTCGCACTCGAATCCTCTACTAA
- the lysS gene encoding lysine--tRNA ligase yields the protein MKDSNELIEQRIQKINDLKTKGINPYPLRFFPNSDSKMLLSSFDPNQTEKKTFKLGGRLHAKRVMGKASFAHLKDAEGLIQLYATRDDLGEENYSLFKSLDLGDWIGIEGWLFQTQKGETTLHLTNVQLLAKCIRPLPVVKEKDGVVYDAFSDVEQRYRMRYVDLVVNENVRETFKMRSRIISEIRKFLTNEGFLEVETPMMQPIAGGAAARPFVTHHNTLDMELFLRIAPELYLKRLIVGGMDRVFELNRNFRNEGISTKHNPEFTMMEAYMAFGDMETMLSLTERMIVSVAQSIGKGLKFAYGKDQIDLTPPWKRVKYIDIIKEYSGIDFSQITDVKEAIEKAKSKGVDSSDSVSIWKVCDDVFSSLVEPHLIQPIFITDFPKELSPLAKSKEDDPKFVERFEPYVAGREIGNAFTELNDPFDQRERFEEQVKQREAGDDEAFMMDDDYIRALEYGLPPTGGLGIGIDRLVMLLTDSHSIRDTILFPLMRPE from the coding sequence ATTAAAGATTCAAACGAACTCATAGAACAAAGAATTCAAAAGATAAATGATTTAAAAACAAAAGGAATCAATCCTTACCCACTTCGTTTTTTCCCAAATTCAGATTCCAAAATGCTATTATCTAGTTTTGATCCCAATCAAACTGAGAAAAAAACTTTCAAACTCGGTGGACGTCTGCATGCAAAACGTGTTATGGGTAAGGCAAGTTTTGCCCATTTAAAAGATGCAGAAGGTCTTATCCAATTGTATGCGACTCGGGATGACCTAGGCGAAGAAAATTACTCCTTATTTAAGTCTCTAGACTTAGGAGATTGGATTGGAATCGAAGGTTGGTTATTCCAAACACAAAAAGGAGAAACCACACTTCACTTAACAAATGTTCAATTGCTTGCAAAATGTATTAGACCACTGCCCGTTGTAAAAGAAAAAGATGGTGTTGTGTATGACGCTTTTTCGGATGTAGAACAACGATACAGAATGCGTTATGTGGACCTTGTTGTAAACGAAAACGTTCGTGAAACATTCAAAATGCGTTCTCGTATCATATCGGAAATTCGTAAGTTTTTAACAAATGAAGGATTTTTAGAAGTGGAAACTCCTATGATGCAACCGATTGCAGGAGGTGCAGCAGCAAGACCATTTGTGACCCACCACAATACTCTTGATATGGAACTTTTCCTTCGAATTGCACCTGAACTATATTTAAAACGACTCATTGTAGGTGGAATGGACCGAGTGTTTGAACTCAACCGTAACTTTCGTAACGAAGGTATCTCCACAAAACACAATCCAGAATTTACCATGATGGAAGCCTATATGGCGTTTGGTGATATGGAAACCATGTTATCCCTTACCGAAAGGATGATCGTTTCTGTGGCCCAATCGATTGGAAAAGGATTAAAATTTGCTTATGGCAAAGACCAGATTGACCTCACTCCTCCTTGGAAACGCGTCAAATACATTGATATCATCAAAGAATATTCAGGAATTGATTTTAGCCAAATCACCGATGTAAAAGAAGCAATTGAAAAGGCAAAATCCAAAGGAGTAGATTCTTCTGATTCAGTATCGATTTGGAAAGTGTGTGATGATGTGTTTAGTTCTCTTGTAGAACCTCACCTCATCCAACCTATCTTTATCACTGACTTTCCAAAAGAACTCTCTCCTCTTGCAAAATCAAAAGAAGATGATCCTAAGTTTGTGGAACGATTTGAACCATATGTTGCTGGGAGAGAAATTGGAAATGCCTTTACTGAGTTAAACGATCCTTTTGACCAAAGGGAACGTTTTGAAGAACAAGTAAAACAAAGGGAAGCCGGAGATGATGAAGCCTTTATGATGGATGATGATTATATCCGCGCCCTAGAATATGGTCTTCCGCCAACTGGTGGGCTTGGGATTGGAATAGATCGATTGGTCATGTTACTGACAGATTCACATTCCATTCGAGATACCATTTTATTTCCATTGATGCGCCCAGAATAG